A single genomic interval of Hydractinia symbiolongicarpus strain clone_291-10 chromosome 8, HSymV2.1, whole genome shotgun sequence harbors:
- the LOC130654797 gene encoding epithelial membrane protein 2-like, translated as MEQSNFRVLILLLTIGSIISIILSISGNHWIKVTNYTAGLWKKCEHGKECIDLEQFWLPAVRVVMVTGLGLLCSAVLYYAAMVFKPRSFGSLCMSVFLGLASACVLIGLSVYLYFDMDTFTNSFQYHWSFFMGWLSFVLALIATTMSCYDARKNVKPFENAVRLE; from the exons ATGGAGCAAAGTAATTTCCGTGTCTTGATCCTGCTTTTAACAATCGGATCGATTATCTCTATCATTCTAAgtatttccggcaatcactggATTAAAGTTACAAATTACACTGCCGGTTTGTGGAAGAAATGTGAACACGGAAAGGAATGTATTGATCTCGAACAGT TTTGGCTACCTGCTGTTCGTGTTGTCATGGTCACTGGTCTAGGTTTGCTTTGTTCGGCTGTCTTGTATTATGCTGCCATGGTTTTTAAGCCAAGATCGTTTGGATCACTTTGTATGAGCGTGTTCTTGGGGTTGGCAA GTGCTTGTGTTCTGATTGGTTTATCAGTATATTTGTATTTTGATATGGATACCTTCACAAACAGCTTCCAATATCACTGGTCGTTTTTCATGGGATGGTTGAGTTTTGTTCTTGCTCTCATTGCCACTACAATGTCGTGTTATGACGCTCGAAAGAATGTGAAACCATTCGAAAATGCCGTGCGACTAGAATAA